A section of the Oscillospiraceae bacterium genome encodes:
- a CDS encoding ABC transporter permease, with the protein MIAVTNIVSAVVTNIRLRNREFALLRGIGMSRKNLSKMLRCECLLSSGRALLFGLPLGSVVCCILYSGFTRSGEMTFTYPWLAAVISVVGVLAIVFTATNIAEGQIGKLSVIEALRE; encoded by the coding sequence GATGATTGCCGTCACCAATATCGTAAGCGCTGTCGTGACGAATATACGCCTCAGAAACCGTGAGTTTGCCCTGCTCAGGGGCATTGGCATGTCGAGGAAGAACCTATCGAAAATGCTGCGCTGCGAATGCCTTCTCTCATCCGGCCGCGCGCTGCTGTTTGGGCTGCCGCTCGGTTCGGTCGTTTGTTGTATCCTTTATTCCGGCTTCACGCGGTCGGGGGAGATGACTTTCACGTATCCGTGGCTCGCCGCTGTGATCAGCGTGGTCGGCGTACTGGCCATAGTATTTACCGCGACCAATATCGCCGAGGGTCAAATCGGCAAGTTGAGCGTTATTGAGGCGCTCAGAGAATAA